The Microcoleus sp. FACHB-672 region CGCTAAATACACCTGCGATGGGCAAAATATTTCTCCACCGCTGAGTTGGGATGAAGCGCCGGCAGAAACTCAAAGCTTCGCCCTGATCGTTGACGATCCCGATGCACCAGGAGGGACATTTACCCACTGGGTTCTTTTTAACTTGCCGGCAGAAACTCGCCAAATACCAGAGGCTGCAAGCGATACAGGCGGCGTTCCTGGCAAAAACGATTTTGACACATTCGATTATGGCGGCCCTTGTCCCCCAGGCGGCACTCACCGTTACTTTTTCAAACTCTACGCATTGAATCACAACCTGGAACTCGAACCGGGGATCGAAAAAGCCGATGTGCTGAGAGCGATGGAAAGCCACATTTTGGCCACAGCAGAACTCGTAGGACATTACACCCGAAAATCTTAGTCCTGTATTAACCTCACAGCGGTGCCGGTAGCAGTAATGAGCAAGAGACTACCGGCTCCGTCAATGTTAATTGTGCCGGTGTTAATTTCGACGCCAATCACCGCATCTGCACCCAGGCGCTGAGCGCGTTGTTCCAGTTCTGCAAGTGCGTCCCGTTGCCCCCGTTCAAACACCTGTTCATAGCTGCCGGTGCGCCCACCGATGATATCGCGAATGCCGGCAAAAAAATCTCGCACGGCGTTGGTGCCGTAAACGACTTCGGCTGTTACAATCCCCAAATAATCTTGAATGACCATCCCTTGAAGAACGTCAGTTGTTGTTACAATCATTGATTGTCCTCGCAATGTGAAAAAAATCGCACAAGTCCGGATATCAATATCAATCATTGCTGATTGAATATTGAAGCAACAGTAGCATATTAGAT contains the following coding sequences:
- a CDS encoding YbjQ family protein, which gives rise to MIVTTTDVLQGMVIQDYLGIVTAEVVYGTNAVRDFFAGIRDIIGGRTGSYEQVFERGQRDALAELEQRAQRLGADAVIGVEINTGTINIDGAGSLLLITATGTAVRLIQD
- a CDS encoding YbhB/YbcL family Raf kinase inhibitor-like protein, coding for MKLKSTAFAANESIPAKYTCDGQNISPPLSWDEAPAETQSFALIVDDPDAPGGTFTHWVLFNLPAETRQIPEAASDTGGVPGKNDFDTFDYGGPCPPGGTHRYFFKLYALNHNLELEPGIEKADVLRAMESHILATAELVGHYTRKS